One window of the Cryptomeria japonica chromosome 7, Sugi_1.0, whole genome shotgun sequence genome contains the following:
- the LOC131063389 gene encoding cysteine-rich repeat secretory protein 38-like, which translates to MPLSLVNSGIYNNLTYKYVGTIEASVNAKGDSLQVSLSQSFQRFKMSLLLLFLMIVPSVLCSDYRWSSCDNPSTYAEGSKYSTNLNQVLNDLSFNAPKSLGFNTSFRGTYPNEVYGLLQCMGYISPAKCSDCSRQAINSSQEYCPNNMGVRVWMEQCFLHYDNNSFISTLDATPIVLSSYDNVTGNIENFKATTSSLLSFLSDTACTSANKLFAVGSATYSTSNQVYGLVQCWRDLSINDCKSCLDEATQALEEYYTQQGAQVLSGSCTVRYEVYPFFEALPQGMAD; encoded by the coding sequence ATGCCATTATCATTAGTAAACTCGGGCATTTACAACAATCTTACATATAAATATGTGGGTACAATTGAGGCTTCTGTGAACGCCAAAGGAGATTCTCTGCAAGTTTCTCTTTCCCAATCTTTTCAGAGGTTCAAAATGTCTCTTCTTTTGCTTTTTCTGATGATTGTCCCTTCAGTCCTCTGCAGTGATTACAGATGGTCTAGTTGCGACAATCCCTCAACATACGCAGAGGGTAGTAAGTATTCCACAAACTTGAACCAAGTTCTCAATGACCTGTCTTTTAATGCACCCAAAAGTTTAGGGTTTAACACATCTTTCCGGGGCACATATCCCAATGAAGTCTATGGCTTACTCCAGTGTATGGGGTATATATCACCAGCCAAATGCTCAGATTGTTCAAGGCAGGCAATTAACAGTAGTCAAGAATACTGCCCTAACAACATGGGTGTGCGGGTGTGGATGGAACAGTGCTTCTTGCACTATGATAACAACAGTTTCATTTCAACACTAGATGCCACTCCTATTGTTCTCTCAAGTTACGATAATGTGACAGGCAATATAGAGAATTTTAAGGCCACAACCTCTAGTCTTCTTTCATTTTTGTCTGATACAGCTTGTACATCTGCGAATAAGCTATTTGCTGTAGGATCGGCCACCTACTCGACTTCCAATCAGGTATACGGTCTAGTTCAGTGCTGGAGAGATTTATCCATCAATGATTGTAAGTCCTGTTTGGATGAAGCAACACAAGCGTTGGAGGAGTACTATACGCAACAAGGAGCTCAGGTTCTGTCAGGAAGCTGCACAGTCAGATATGAGGTGTACCCATTTTTTGAGGCTTTGCCTCAAGGAATGGCCGATTAA